Proteins co-encoded in one Zerene cesonia ecotype Mississippi chromosome 3, Zerene_cesonia_1.1, whole genome shotgun sequence genomic window:
- the LOC119837596 gene encoding uncharacterized protein LOC119837596, producing MQEMFTVCIQLLFIFEGVTSLRDVRLLVEPSTVVRGGTAALICSRDMQGAPLYSVKWYRGNHEFYRFTPMETPSTRVFGLPGIYVDMNRSNGSQVLLRRMDLGLAGNFSCEVTAESPSFATQITTKFIDVIALPTSIPVLNADKDRYQPGEILRANCTSPPARPSANLTIFVNEEPVRASETSLHPSESGLLTTKVNIEIKVTPTLFPGGRLRVACYATMYNVYNKSAKLDFLTPETDPRPERITLNGGASRTFLSWLPLFLLIFLPLVSGQDYGFEEFGYFSYDDESERSLMLSLV from the exons GTGTTACGAGCCTTCGTGACGTCAGACTACTGGTGGAACCGTCCACCGTGGTGCGAGGGGGCACGGCCGCTCTCATTTGCTCCAGGGACATGCAGGGGGCGCCACTGTACTCTGTCAAGTGGTACAGAGGCAACCATGAGTTCTATAGATTCACTCCGATGGAGACTCCCTCTACAAGGGTGTTTGGCTTACCAGGGATTTACGTGGAT ATGAATCGCTCCAACGGTTCTCAAGTGTTACTCCGCAGAATGGATTTAGGCCTCGCTGGCAACTTCAGTTGCGAAGTAACAGCTGAATCCCCGTCCTTTGCCACGCAAATCACCACCAAATTTATTGATGTTATCG CATTACCAACATCAATACCGGTTCTCAACGCAGACAAGGACCGCTACCAACCTGGAGAAATCCTCCGAGCTAACTGCACATCCCCACCAGCCAGACCATCTGCGAACCTCACTATTTTTGTTAATGAGGAACCG GTGCGAGCATCAGAAACCAGCCTCCACCCATCCGAAAGTGGTTTGCTCACgacaaaagtaaatatagaaataaaagtgACCCCAACGCTGTTCCCTGGGGGACGCCTGCGCGTGGCTTGTTACGCCACCATGTACAACGTGTACAATAAGTCCGCTAAGTTGGACTTCTTGACGCCAGAGACTGATCCACGGCCAGAGAGAA TAACGCTCAACGGAGGTGCTTCTAGAACATTCCTCAGCTGGCTTCCACTATTCCTACTCATCTTTCTGCCCTTAGTATCGGGACAGGATTATGGCTTTGAAGAATTCGGTTATTTCAGTTATGACGATGAAAGTGAACGAAGTCTCATGTTGTCTTTGGTTTGa